A window of Daphnia pulicaria isolate SC F1-1A chromosome 4, SC_F0-13Bv2, whole genome shotgun sequence genomic DNA:
TATACTGTCAgttactttgatttttttctagtCCCCGAGCCGATTCTTTTGAATCAAAATTGATATGGAAATGTATGAAATGGAGTGAGGTCGACTGTGCGTGTTTTCCCTCGTTTCTTGTAGTGAATGTCACAGTGAAAATGCTACTATTTTTGGTCGTTAAGTTATTGGTTGTATTTCAGGTCCGTTTCCATGAATATTGGTTTTTAGAAATGCTGTGCTGGCTTATTTTAATCCTCTATCCATTTTTCGTTATCCCTATCAGCCAACAGCTGTGCACTGCAAGTGCATTGAAGCAAGGTAGCAGCTTCCGCATTCGCTCCGGTCTATGCCGACAATGGCGGATTGGGGAAACGAAAAGGTTCAAAAGGAATGAGAACAGCCGGTAGGGGCTTCCGACTTGTTCATATAAACGACCGGTCTGAGCAGAATGCCTTAATCGCAAAACCACATGGCTCgcattttctcatttcccaTTGTTTGTGCATTGTCCggatcgacttttttttttcttcttccatcggGTTCTCTCTCCTTAGTGGGTGGGTGTTTATAACTACCGTCTTTTGTATCGAAGTCGATGAGGGAGCTCTACGATGGAACTCGGATTATGATTGTGCCAGCGAAATTTGCTGAGCTTAGGGGTCCCAATTACGAAGAGCTTTCGACAGAATACATGTCCTATCGGTTGTGCCGAAAACAATGAAGGGGATAAAGACACAGCACCATGACAAACAAATCGCAATGGATTGgaaatagtttttcttttttttttcctttttttgttcgaAAACAAAATCCTGCGCTTTGACCTGAACCTTCATTAACTCTTCAGTTTCCTAACGCTAGAGGAAAAGGTTTAAAAGTTTGTAGTACAGGTATCAGAATAAAAATGCACCTCAGAGGTaggattaaaaaaaagcaaaagaaacaaaaaaaaaacaaagaaaaaacaaagaatacaTTGTAATTCAATGCCCATCATTAATGAGTGAGATATGCCTGCAGTGAACCAATTAACAATATTCGCAAAAATCGGCTGTCGGAACTTCTTCAAATTGTCGACTATACCATCGAATTTTGAATGTTCGGTAACATCTCCTGAAGCATGTTTTCAAGTATTTTTAACCTTGACTGGAATGTTGCTGGCATTTCCCATTTGAACGTCTGGTTTATTCTGATACAGAGGGCCGACCCTCAACTCTCACTGTCAACTGTAGTTGACGAGGCATTGCTTTCCCCATGGGAAGGGGGGTGGGGGGTGAGAGTGAGAGATTTGAGCTGTCACCGGTAGAAATATTAGAAGGAATGTATTTTTCCAAGTGCAGGAATACTTCCCACGTCTCTtgtattctttctttcttttttttttttttcatttacatttttttctttttggaagaAGGAAATTAACACATCAGTTTCGGTGTCTTAAAAACGAACGAACCGATCGGCGCTTTGGGTAGTAGAGGACATTCCTTCTCATTCCCGGCAATTCGGTCTGAATGAATGAGGATAGGATGTCATGCTTAAATGACCAAAGGAAAAgagtatataaaaataaatgcttAGTCCCTTAGATCCCTCGgaattggaaaataataaaatacaaatttttgctCTTTGAAAGGTTAGGTCGTCTTCACCCAGAGAGGCCTACAAAGCCCTTGTATATTTCGCTCTTTGGAAAAGCGAGAACATCGTTTAGAAATTATGGGAATCGGAATGTTGAAAGAAGGGctcaacagacaaaaaaaaaatgttttctttttattgagcAATGGGAAAATCGGGGGGTTTTGAAAAACAGGTAAGGAACGTAGTTGACTTGTCTCGATTTAAGATATCAAGTTGTAAGGACAACGAAAGAATGCAACTTCAATATTGCACGGTAAGTTGATTTTTTACAGCCGTTCCTAATACAAGAGGAAAGCTTTAGCTGCTGGGCATCCCTAAATAAGCCCCTTTGCAAAGACTGataagatttatttattcatctaGATGTTGTGGTGTGAAAGCTTTAACACCAAGGTCAGCATCCTATTAGGTTACTTTAGCTTAGTGAAGATTGCGCGAGAACTTTCTCCTTTCGAATCTCAAATATTGTGTCAAGTTAATTTTCCAAACAGTTCAttctaaaatttccaaattgtAAAATAccgaaatttttcatttttttaaattaatttaaagaaatttttttgtgtctttacCAGAAGTAGGTTTGTCggagttggaaatgaaaggaAATGGCTTTTAAGTTACAAGAAAGAtccggaattttttcataGATAGATAATCGCAATTTCTGGTCAGGTTAGTCCCCTCAATGACGAAGGATTTATAAATATCTTATCTCTTTATTGTTTGAAAGAGTTGCTTTCGGTCgatatagaaaaaaacagtGCATTGGATTTGCCGAATTTGCCAAATCCGGAGAAAAACATTATTtggatttgaatttcattgatttgaaaacGCCTCCAaatcctccttttttaaaggaatggtaagaaaaaaggagggaaagggaaaagaaaaggaggattTGTAGGCgttttcaaatcaatcaaatccaaatatttttttctttctctggaTTTGGCAAATCCGGCATGTCTAACACAACGGAAAGAGACAGCGTCTGAATGTGTTATTTCTATTCACAGGGAttgcacttttttttcctggttcATTGCTGTCCTCCCAGATTGATTGCTCGAATGATTCCAAttaattttgtgtttaaaGCTTGATTTTGTGTAAAATGTCAGATTTGAAACTGAGTTCCTAGTGGTGCAATAAGTTGCGGTTTTGAACTGAAATTAACGTATCGGTAACATAGGTATCGATAGTACGGCTTGGTTCATTTTATAAACTGTTTAGTGATTAAAGTAATACAATTAGATTAAAGAAAACCGCTCAACAGTAATGTCTTAATGAcatctctttttcaaaatgactTCGAGTTGTAGCGTAGCGCGTGTGAGATGAACATTTATTAAAGCTCTTCTCTCAAACTTCCGTACGAAAAAGGAGTAGTGAAAAATAAGATTCGACAATTATGCtttggaaaaatatataaacacTTCTCCTAATAAATTGAACACTGAATTTATCTTTGCAtaggaagtttttttttttaaatctttgacaTATCCTATTGACACTTTTAACTACAATCGACTACTATCATGACGAGTACATGTTAATTTTTTGCCTGTATCGATTAAATctctgaaaacatttttttatttattaggaCGATCCAAAAATCGGAAGTGCAGCTGTTTTATCGCAACTGACTTCGCGTGAGCGTCGCTTCGTTCAGTTTGCTTCTAATGAATTTCGAGGACAGTTGTACATGACTCCTCAGGATTTTTTAGTTAGTACTTTTTTATATTAGGCCTATGTTTAAAATGGATTCTATGTGTAGTTTATTTTTAGGAGTCGGTCATCGAAGGAGAACCTCGACGTAAGTTGTTAAAAAACACGAAATAGTGGAGCAACTGAAGTGAATTAATTTGATACTCGactatttcattatttcaaaGCTCGTctgaaacgaagaaatttgCAGGAACACAATTTACAAGCATTGCAGAAAGCAACACCTCCCTTGTCAAAAGGGAACTTTCGGACCTTTAGAGACCTTGGGGAACAAGGTAAATcactaaaagaaatttttaattatacaGCAGATAAAACTATATTcaaatattatatttataatTTAGGTTTGATATCCTACACTGGTAAATTTGAAAGACTCAATCAGATTtctagaaaaattaattttttattactgttttaatCTTGCATTcagaatatttatttctacTATCAATATTGACAAGTAAGTCGTACTATTGACTTTACAAcagaattccatttttactgTTTGCTTAAAATATTTGCTGGTTGAATAGAACCAAAATCGGGATTTCACATAGCTTTCAACATGTTCGATACAGATGGAAATGCTCGAGTCGATAAACAAGAATTTATGGTGGTAAGTCTACAGCAACTTCTTTTGATAAACTTATCCATGCCGGGACAATGCTACATAGCTactatttttaatttggtttataattttaaacttCCACATTACTTTTAttagtattatttttttttttaaattttattaattacattaaatattttcaaagatCTCTCGATCTTGTGTCTACTTCTGTTTTGTTGATGTAATAATTTggctcaaaatgaaaattccgttcaaatatttattttccaagcaCCCGATTTATATAAAATTATGTTGCATGTCTATCTACTAAGTTTTTCTGTTGTAGTTCTTTGGTTtcgtcaactattttgtttcACATTTTGTTTAGTTGTTGGGTATACTCTgccaaaagatttttaaagaagatatCGTGCGAGGCATCGACCGGGATCTTGTAAGTATAAGACACTATTACCGGCGTACACATAATATAATACTTTCTTAATGTTTGAATCGacattatttcttatttcaattaagCATGACAAAGCATGataaatatttcctttatCAGGTTTATTTAtacgtttatttatttatttatttaattctgatattaatataaatatatatagatataaaTCGTAATCTGCTACATATAGAAAGTGTAACCAGGAAATATATAATCTAAAATGCAATCTGATGCAGACAGTCTTCCTTTTATGCATCTTTACTGTTCATTTGGGACAACgtagttttaaaattttagaacGACTTTTTACAAATGATTAAATCAAGGCAAAGTAATATGCTTACAGATATCTATATTTTTTGGCTTATAGCAGTATCAACTCTGTAATATTTTCGCTTTTCTTGTATTAATGCTGTGATCAAATTTGGTTTCAGATCACCGGATTTTGCTGTTGTAAATTTTACTTTAGTAGCATTACTTTAGCGATGTCGCTTATTTCCGAATGTATTCTTTCTAATTGTAAAATTTTCCACATAAAAAATTCGTGATCCTGACCGTAACACAGAGAATATGTTCAACATAAATACAATAGAATTAATTTGATGGTGGTGCAATCTAGTAATTAATAAATGTAATGCTTATCgacattttaaacattttgtaaTAATTAGCTGGAGCGGATTTTTAGTCATGCGTACCGCGATAGGCGTGGATTGCCTGTTGCGGCAGGCGACCCAAAAAGCAGTTCAAACGATTTGGTTGTGACGGCAGCCCAGCAGTCACCATCTGGGCAAAACTCCCCGGAAGGAGATGGCCTGCTTAAACGTAATGATTTGGATACAACTTTACTGCTCCATCTATTTGGTAAAGATGGAAACCTGAGTTTGAGTTTCGAGGAGTTTGCCCGGTTTATGCAGAATTTACAGACAGAAGTTCTCGAACTTGAATTTCAGGAATTCTCTAAAGGTGACGCTTTTGGTACTTTCATATTTTACACAATTAAATCCTGAATTTCTTTTGCAGGCTTAGGAACCATTACTGAACAGGATTTTGCTAAAATTTTACTTCGATACACTCAACTAGACACAGCCGCGTAAGTACACTTAGAGCACCGACGTAGGACTTAACATGATTGAAATCACCTGAAATGAGCTAAACGAatccaaacttgaaaattaattatagTTTAACCAGTGTTGGATGATGTTCATTTTGTAAGTTtacattgttattattatgtgTGCTAGATATGACGAATTTCTGGAACGCTTAGTTCAAGGGGATCCTGAAGAAAAGGGAATAACCTTTCCGGAATTCCATGATTTCTGCACATTTCTTAACAACTTAGACGACTTCGCCATTGCAATGAAAATGTACACACTTGCTGATCGTCCGGTTTCGGAAAGTAGGactgaaatgaaatattggttaacataattttcaaaaacttaattcatttattttgaaacattCCAATTGGTTATTGTAGGTGAATTCCAACGAGCCGTGAAAATTTGCACTGGTGCTTCATTAAGTGAGCATGTTGTACGGATCGTCTTTCTGATTTTCGACCAAGATGGTGATGGCAGATTATCGGATCGCGAGTTCATTGCGATAATGCGTGACCGAATTCATCGTGGATTACAGGTAAACGGAATGCCTCTAAACTCAGTTAACCCTTTATTAAACCGTAAACTTGTTTGCTTGTCGCAGTCACATACGCGTAACGAGGGATGGGACGCTTTCAAACACTGTGTCAAGCAGGAAATAAAATcccttaattaaaatttgaatttgaagatCGAACAAACAAAgggaaaacaattatttcCTTGTTAGGAACGTTCGAATTGCTTTGCATATAATTTCACACTTTAGATTCATATtctgtacattttttaaacatctaCGTTAAATTATTGATGTGAAGCTTTTTCGATCCACATTCGTCTCTTTACTCCATTTCGAATCAATTtaagatatttttattttaagactgTGTATTTAGTTATATGAATTTGTTTTGAGTTATAAGCACAGCCTTATTTGTAGGCACtgtaacaatttacaaaagttGTGGTTTTATGAATTTCAATAAATGGTAATGCATAGTTAGAGAATACTTAAACAAatgattttccttttgaatttatttcctTGCTTGTAAATCAATCGAGTATGTACGCAGTACGAGGCGAAAGTACATAGTTGGCAGTGCTCAAATGAGGTAGTCTATTTTACATGTCAAACCAAAAGAACTAATACGGCAAACCTTCATCACGCATCATCATAATAATTCTTCATTACTATGAAAGTCATTCGGTCTTGTTAAAATTAGTcgtttttcaacaaatttcaCAATTACAAAGGCGGAAAAAACGGCGAATTTTTGAGATCACATGACAGTTCATTGAAAACACAATAATTACGACCCAGTCATTACAGTCAATTGCTCGAGCACCACATAGAAGTTATCCTTGGCTAATTATTTCTgccaaacatttctttcacaTAACTTCCCatagttatttttattagacAAATGGTGAGCAAAACGATGTGAGGCACAcgccagaaaaaaataaatcaatcatCATCAAGTGAGGTGGGGAAAACGCGCTAAATCATTTTTGTACATTGCGTCCAATTTGCTGTACAATaggttttcttttccacaCTTTCTGGAAACAAATTAATATTTCGAAAAGTGAATCTTCCTGAAATAAACGCGAGAATTGgcagtaaaaataaagttaagaaaaatacacgaaaaaatgctttaaaaaaataagtctccCTTTTAAAGACTAACACATGAACACAAATCCGAGAGTCAAGGATATTATTTCGTCGAGTAACTTCACCAACGATTTTCTTCACACACATTCTAAACGCATCTAGTTGTTTTAAGATTGAATTGACtaggttacgaaaaaaaaaaaaaaatattgatggAAGTATTTGCTTCTAAAAGCCGGAAATTTAACGAATACGGATAGGCAGAAGATTGTACATGCACTCTCGAAAATCCAACAATCGCCAAATTTAAGATAAAGTTCAGTCAATCGTGGGCGTGTGTGatattggaagaaaaagaacgccGATGAGGAAAAATTCGCCAAAATGATCAATCGACGATGTAGGCGAATTTTTGATCCGCGATAAATAAATGAAGGCAGAAAGGCTGGAATAACCCTGTTTTCCCTTATTATCTTTATCGGAAAAAGGCTCCTCAAAATTAGCATTAGAGTGTGCAAGCTGCGACGCTTCGGAAAATTTTGGATGTCTTTTGTCATTTGAGGGGACGTCAACGTCAGtgaaacaaaaagtaataCCCAGATAAGTCAGATACATAATAACGGTAGCTTCAAAATCGGACACATTCATCTCTCGGGGGGGAAACGAAGATATAGTACAAGTAAAAGCGCTTGAGTTGACATgaagtaagaaaaagaaaaacagactaTCTTTTGCGACGGTGTttcgattcattttcttttgatattgCTGGTCGGATCAACAATTTCTGCAATTCTATCTGAACAGCGCTACTTAGGTTGCGCACAGCAACCGTTTTATGCGTAaccacttcttcttccagcacCCATTGATCAGGTAACCTGTGAATAATCAAACGCGGGATCATATTCACTGTTGAGACCCGTGGgctaatataaaaattttagcCTAAACAAGAGGGTAAACTTACACATCTTCGGGAATCCATCGTAAGAGAACTCTTGATTTTCCATTTGCATCCAAGCGTCGGGCAATTATCTACAGAGTCAAAGAAAGCATAAGTTGAATGACAAATAGGAAGACTTGCGTCGTGTTTAATTCACCTGGCTGCGAACAATGAGATCATTGGTTATACAAGAAACACCAACTCGATTTTGGGTCACTTGGGAATTTATCAACTGATGACGTAAGCGTTCCATAACTCCGGAGTCGAAAAAGTCGAACAAACGAGCTAAAGAAATACAAgagcaatttgaaaaatacttttttaacgacaactgttttcttcttacGGACAAAGCACCTTTTAAGAGCTCCTTAACATAAAATATTAATAACTAAAAATATTCGGTGGGACTAAGTAGGAAAATAATACCTGGTGCAACTTTATTTCGACGGTGTTTGAGCTTCTTAGAATTGCGACGCATAATTTTAGCTGGGGCACTATCACGTTTGATACCATGACCATTACTGCTTTGACCAGCTTCCTGGTTGAaatgtgcattgacgtgacgTTGAAGAGCAGCctaacaaaatagaaaaagtagaaaatgtCAATACTTTTGTTTACGGTGGACATGAAATGCGTATATTACCTGTGAATTAAACCGTTGCTCACATAAATCAACGATACAGCGAAATGGCTTGTGACCTCCGTGCAACAGGACATGCCTTTCAAGCCATGCTCTCGACGAAGAAGTTCTGCCCTGAACTTTGCAGCCTTCCCATTGGCAAGAATACAGTTCATCGCAACTTGTAACACCACCAGCAGTTTCTGCAGCAGCATCAGAGCCAGACAATAACGACAATGAAACTGGTCTTGCAGATTGAGAAACAACGtgaacattttgaatgtgctcGAGAAGCGATTG
This region includes:
- the LOC124338040 gene encoding calcium uptake protein 3, mitochondrial-like isoform X3; amino-acid sequence: MTPQDFLESVIEGEPRPRLKRRNLQEHNLQALQKATPPLSKGNFRTFRDLGEQGLISYTEYLFLLSILTKPKSGFHIAFNMFDTDGNARVDKQEFMVLLGILCQKIFKEDIVRGIDRDLLERIFSHAYRDRRGLPVAAGDPKSSSNDLVVTAAQQSPSGQNSPEGDGLLKRNDLDTTLLLHLFGKDGNLSLSFEEFARFMQNLQTEVLELEFQEFSKGLGTITEQDFAKILLRYTQLDTAAYDEFLERLVQGDPEEKGITFPEFHDFCTFLNNLDDFAIAMKMYTLADRPVSESEFQRAVKICTGASLSEHVVRIVFLIFDQDGDGRLSDREFIAIMRDRIHRGLQSHTRNEGWDAFKHCVKQEIKSLN
- the LOC124338040 gene encoding calcium uptake protein 3, mitochondrial-like isoform X1; its protein translation is MAVFFPTKRFPYYLANLGFCRQFSNPSGPRIRTGLQLKKILTLSGATIAGGALLWIASREYRMPSVHAASTKMRSKDDPKIGSAAVLSQLTSRERRFVQFASNEFRGQLYMTPQDFLESVIEGEPRPRLKRRNLQEHNLQALQKATPPLSKGNFRTFRDLGEQGLISYTEYLFLLSILTKPKSGFHIAFNMFDTDGNARVDKQEFMVLLGILCQKIFKEDIVRGIDRDLLERIFSHAYRDRRGLPVAAGDPKSSSNDLVVTAAQQSPSGQNSPEGDGLLKRNDLDTTLLLHLFGKDGNLSLSFEEFARFMQNLQTEVLELEFQEFSKGLGTITEQDFAKILLRYTQLDTAAYDEFLERLVQGDPEEKGITFPEFHDFCTFLNNLDDFAIAMKMYTLADRPVSESEFQRAVKICTGASLSEHVVRIVFLIFDQDGDGRLSDREFIAIMRDRIHRGLQSHTRNEGWDAFKHCVKQEIKSLN
- the LOC124338040 gene encoding calcium uptake protein 3, mitochondrial-like isoform X2, producing MAVFFPTKRFPYYLANLGFCRQFSNPSGPRIRTGLQLKKILTLSGATIAGGALLWIASREYRMPSVHAASTKMRSKDDPKIGSAAVLSQLTSRERRFVQFASNEFRGQLYMTPQDFLESVIEGEPRPRLKRRNLQEHNLQALQKATPPLSKGNFRTFRDLGEQGLISYTEYLFLLSILTKPKSGFHIAFNMFDTDGNARVDKQEFMVLERIFSHAYRDRRGLPVAAGDPKSSSNDLVVTAAQQSPSGQNSPEGDGLLKRNDLDTTLLLHLFGKDGNLSLSFEEFARFMQNLQTEVLELEFQEFSKGLGTITEQDFAKILLRYTQLDTAAYDEFLERLVQGDPEEKGITFPEFHDFCTFLNNLDDFAIAMKMYTLADRPVSESEFQRAVKICTGASLSEHVVRIVFLIFDQDGDGRLSDREFIAIMRDRIHRGLQSHTRNEGWDAFKHCVKQEIKSLN